One segment of Brassica napus cultivar Da-Ae chromosome C3, Da-Ae, whole genome shotgun sequence DNA contains the following:
- the LOC111204602 gene encoding c-Myc-binding protein homolog — MMRFKEEKEAKKEAFRKYLESSGVLDSLTKVLVALYEQNDKPSSALEFIQQKLGGPSVSDYEKLQAEKSDLQIKYNELFAKHQETLRELGVKSLHSRNSSKDDDERDVIEDEHTALVAPPHH, encoded by the exons ATGATGCGGTTCAAAGAG GAGAAAGAAGCCAAGAAAGAAGCTTTCAGGAAGTATTTAGAGTCCAGTGGAGTTCTTGATTCTCTCACCAAAG TTCTGGTTGCTTTGTATGAGCAGAATGACAAGCCTTCCTCTGCTTTAGA ATTCATCCAGCAAAAGCTAGGAGGTCCTTCAGTGTCTGATTACGAGAAGCTTCAAGCTGAGAAGTCTGATCTTCAAATAAAGTACAATGAGCTTTTTGCTAAACATCAAGAAACGTTGAGAGAG TTAGGAGTGAAGAGCTTGCATTCCCGAAACTCTTCGAAGGATGATGATGAGAGGGACGTCATTGAAGACGAACACACGGCCCTTGTAGCTCCTCCTCACCACTAA